The Armatimonadia bacterium nucleotide sequence CAGGCTTCGGAGTCCATCACGGAGGCCTTCAGACCACGGGCTGCGGCGAAACGGGTTGGGCCGACGTAGATCGCGGGACCGGCGACGGCAGTCTTCTCGGCAGACACGGTGAAGTCGGCTCCGGTGACCTTGCCCAGGTACTCGGCGAGCTCGCGGGCTGCCGTCTGCTCAGGTTGTGAGGCATCGTCGGCCAGCACGACTGCGACGGACGAACCGGCCTCACGCCCCAGGGTGATCGCGTAGGAAGGAAGGGCGAGGACGGCTGCCAGTGCCACGAGAAGCCCGGTGCCGAAGGTCTTCATGGGTCTGCCTCCGAGGGAGGGATTGCGGCCTGCTATCCTAACCAAGGCGAGAGAGGCCCTGGAGCAACTCCTCGCCCAGAGCGCGGGGATGAAACACCGCCGCGCCGGGAGAGACCTCGACTCGGTGCGGCTTGCGGCACAGCTCGCGGACGGCCTGCGCCAGCGCTTCAGGATCACCGGGCGGCACCAGCGTCAGGCCTTCGCCCATCGGTGGCAACTCACGCATCGCGGGGCTGTCGGCAGTCACTACCCGGGCCCCGCAGGCGAGCGCCTGGAAGACCTTGTTGGGGATGACCCGCTGGGCCTTGCCGGTGGGAGCGAAGACGCCGAGACAGACCTGGGCCCGACGGAGGGCTCGCGGCAAGTCCTCATAGGGGAGCCAGTCGACCCAGTCCACGTTGTCCAGCCTCAGTTCCTCGGCGAGCTTCCGGGCTTCCGGGTAGGTCTGGCCGGTGCCGACCAGTTGGAAGCGTAGCTGCTTCTCCGGCATGAGGAGTTGCGCGGCGTGCAGAATCACCTCCACGCCGTGCAGTGGGATGAACTTGCCGTAGAAGAGCACGGTCATGGTGCCCGTTTCGTCTGCGGAGTCCGGCTCCTCCGGCGCAGGCGGGCAGAAGAGCCGGTCATCGGCGCCGACAAAGATGCGCAGGAAGCGCTCTGAGGGTATCCGGAACTCCTCGGCGACGTAGTCGATGTGGGCCTGGGTGTCGAGAAGGATCAGGTCGGCACTCTCGTAGGCACGTCTCTCGACACCCTTCAGCAGCCGGGCTCCGGGTCCGCTCGGGGACATCATCCGGCGGTCCTCAATGACGGTCTCATACAGGGACAGGAAGGCGTCGAGCACCACTGGTTTCGGGCGCGCCACGCTCCTGGCCAGCCGGGTGTCGAGATGCCCCAGGTAGCCCACGAGCACGGCGTCGTGCTCGAGCATCCGGCGGTACCGGCGGCGGAGGTCGCGTCTCGACCCCACCCAGCGCAGGGCGGTTGCGAGCTTCTCACGCGCACCGGAGAGCTGGGACTTGTCGCTGGTGCGCCAGACCTGCGAGTGGCACTCCATGACCTCCGCACCGGCCAGTGTCAGCCCCCGTTGGAGGATCTGGTTGCGGCAGTAGTCCTGATCGTAAGTGCCGAAGTAGCAGATGCGGGTACCCATACGGACAAGCGCGGTCC carries:
- a CDS encoding glycosyltransferase, encoding MGTRICYFGTYDQDYCRNQILQRGLTLAGAEVMECHSQVWRTSDKSQLSGAREKLATALRWVGSRRDLRRRYRRMLEHDAVLVGYLGHLDTRLARSVARPKPVVLDAFLSLYETVIEDRRMMSPSGPGARLLKGVERRAYESADLILLDTQAHIDYVAEEFRIPSERFLRIFVGADDRLFCPPAPEEPDSADETGTMTVLFYGKFIPLHGVEVILHAAQLLMPEKQLRFQLVGTGQTYPEARKLAEELRLDNVDWVDWLPYEDLPRALRRAQVCLGVFAPTGKAQRVIPNKVFQALACGARVVTADSPAMRELPPMGEGLTLVPPGDPEALAQAVRELCRKPHRVEVSPGAAVFHPRALGEELLQGLSRLG